One part of the Homalodisca vitripennis isolate AUS2020 unplaced genomic scaffold, UT_GWSS_2.1 ScUCBcl_3143;HRSCAF=8482, whole genome shotgun sequence genome encodes these proteins:
- the LOC124372423 gene encoding piggyBac transposable element-derived protein 3-like, with protein MDQNNWLNVEEVTALFDEVDFVEADVFIQPPENPLLSDEDSGDDGDTDFTHFTGNQLRGAAELKAKQFTNDGIVQVDSTNIYALQSGNESFNVSIEEMRIFMAILFLSGYCIVPRKRMYWELSPDTHHDTVSKAMSRNKFEEILRYFHVCDNANLDVSDKFAKIRPLWNMLNERWLQAYPGDANISIDESMVPYFGRHGAKQHIHGKPIRFGYKVWCVCTRLGYLIQAEPYQGKKTGNTIPEIGVGGSVVIDILSELPQNKTYSIYMDNFFTSLKLLDYLSEKGHDATGTIKANRVENAPLKEATVLKKESRGSYDQLTEQKTGITLVRYNDNNVVTVASTRCGVQPMGKAKRWCRVAKRQVDVQQPACIINYNTYMGGVDQLDQNISTYRIGIRNRKWYWALLAYLLNATMNNAWQLYRLTEPTYFQKYTPQRQRASRVSVTGKERVEESVRLSNSLHVLETNPTQIRCGLCRKNTWKKFEYLRNIKKCRDDKKKIFYLDETWIDSNLTFQRCWQSLEVDGVLPDMNAANRVIVLDIGSQDGFLKGGRLIYKANCSTGEYHGQMNGVITCSTLNRKEYWEKDGITEDAIDEFVIRLGEDDDDSSSSDSSDDPSDPESDEKLAVPLPMDTNTSTENKMFSK; from the exons ATGGATCAAAACAACTG GTTAAACGTTGAAGAAGTCACTGCCTTATTCGATGAAGTCGACTTTGTGGAGgctgatgtttttattcaaccgCCTGAAAACCCTCTATTGAGTGATGAGGATAGCGGTGACGATGGCGACACCGACTTCACTCACTTCACAGGAAATCAACTGCGTGGAGCCGCAGAGTTAAAGGCAAAACAGTTCACAAATGATGGTATTGTACAAGTAGAT AGTACTAATATTTATGCCTTGCAAAGTggtaatgaatcttttaatgtttcaatagaagAAATGCGCATATTCATGGCAATATTGTTTCTGAGTGGATATTGTATTGTACCACGGAAGAGGATGTACTGGGAATTATCTCCGGACACTCATCATGACACTGTGTCAAAAGCTATGAGCAGAAACAAGTTTGAAgagattcttcgatattttcatgtCTGTGATAATGCAAATTTAGATGTCTCAGATAAATTTGCCAAAATACGTCCTTTGTGGAATATGTTGAATGAACGATGGCTTCAAGCTTACCCTGGCGATGCAAATATAAGCATCGACGAATCAATGGTTCCATACTTTGGACGACATGGTGCTAAACAGCATATACACGGGAAACCTATACGGTTTGGGTACAAAGTTTGGTGTGTATGTACCCGCCTGGGGTATTTGATTCAGGCTGAACCATACCAAGGTAAGAAAACAGGTAACACCATCCCTGAAATTGGAGTGGGTGGTTCAGTTGTAATAGATATCCTTAGTGAGCTGCCTCAAAAcaagacatacagtatttatatggataacttttttacctctttaaaactacTAGATTATTTGTCAGAAAAGGGGCACGATGCTACAGGCACAATAAAGGCTAACCGAGTTGAAAATGCCCCACTCAAGGAAGCAACTGTTTTGAAAAAGGAATCACGAGGTTCATACGAtcaacttactgaacaaaaaacaGGTATCACCTTGGTAAGGTATAATGACAACAATGTTGTAACTGTTGCTTCAACAAGATGTGGCGTACAGCCCATGGGTAAGGCCAAGAGATGGTGTCGTGTGGCAAAGCGTCAAGTTGATGTTCAACAGCCTGCCTGTAtcataaattacaacacttacaTGGGTGGGGTTGATCAACTTGACCAGAATATATCAACCTATAGAATTGGCATTAGAAATCGGAAATGGTATTGGGCACTTCTAGCGtaccttttaaatgctacaatGAATAATGCTTGGCAATTATACAGGCTCActgagccg ACATACTTCCAGAAATATACCCCACAACGTCAGAGAGCTTCCCGTGTGTCTGTCACTGGAAAAGAACGGGTTGAAGAAAGTGTGCGGCTTTCCAACAGTCTTCATGTCCTGGAAACTAACCCGACACAAATACGATGTGGCCTCTGTAGAAAGAACACATGGAAAAA GTTCGAGTATCTGCGAAACATTAAGAAGTGCCGAGACGATAAGAAGAAGATATTTTACCTGGATGAGACGTGGATTGACTCTAACTTAACGTTTCAAAGGTGTTGGCAAAGTCTTGAAGTGGATGGAGTATTGCCGGACATGAACGCAGCAAACCGCGTGATCGTTCTGGACATAGGATCTCAGGATGGCTTTTTGAAAGGTGGTCGTCTCATCTACAAAGCTAACTGTTCCACGGGAGAGTACCATGGACAGATGAATGGTGTGATCACGTGCAGCACATTGAACAGGAAGGAGTACTGGGAGAAGGACGGCATCACGGAAGACGCAATAGATGAGTTCGTCATACGACTAGGCGAAGATGACGATGATAGTTCCAGCTCTGACAGTTCGGATGACCCTAGTGACCCTGAGTCTGATGAAAAATTAGCAGTACCATTGCCGATGGACACTAATACAAGCACagagaacaaaatgttttctaaatga